From one Chryseobacterium sp. 3008163 genomic stretch:
- a CDS encoding YceI family protein — translation MKKILLSFVFVLVSIFTFAQTSWSVDPMHSSVNFSIKHMGISFVQGKFDKFVGTVSTGGTNLNNAKFDFTVYPETINTGVEPRDKHLKSADFFDAGKFPEMIFQGATLSQGKGNNYTLKGKLTIKDVTKEISIPVTFGGIAKNQQGKEVLGLQAKFSVNRLDYNIKYDPTGAGVAKDVEVTLFFELTKE, via the coding sequence ATGAAAAAAATACTTTTAAGCTTTGTATTTGTTTTAGTTAGCATATTCACATTTGCACAAACTTCTTGGAGCGTTGATCCGATGCATTCATCGGTGAATTTCAGTATAAAGCACATGGGAATTAGTTTTGTGCAAGGGAAATTTGATAAATTTGTAGGAACTGTTTCTACAGGGGGAACAAATTTAAATAATGCAAAATTCGATTTCACTGTTTATCCGGAAACAATAAATACAGGTGTTGAGCCTAGGGATAAACATCTGAAAAGCGCTGATTTTTTTGATGCAGGAAAGTTTCCTGAAATGATTTTCCAAGGTGCAACATTATCACAAGGTAAAGGCAATAATTATACGCTTAAAGGTAAATTGACCATAAAAGATGTGACTAAAGAAATAAGTATTCCTGTAACTTTTGGTGGTATTGCTAAAAATCAACAAGGAAAAGAGGTGCTGGGTCTGCAAGCTAAATTTTCAGTTAATCGTTTAGATTATAACATTAAATATGATCCTACGGGAGCTGGTGTTGCTAAAGATGTTGAGGTAACTTTATTTTTTGAATTGACAAAAGAATAA
- a CDS encoding zinc-dependent metalloprotease has translation MKILSTCLLLCCAAILFAQNKIFQHAINENNLTDNQKVSKSLAATYILTKYYSQSNFDLTSDLEIKLPNDKTIKAKLSKTFNYTNKSTSYAYSVENEPESELVFSKYDDAVTGMYASSHGEKIIFHQTDQNIFAVSLVSESELINRDSKNDFILNEFAINQKVNANICLESTPICPATTIDVLVVFTPAARIAWGGVAQSNSFVATAITNFNTSLINSGIPNITINLVYSGEIPYTETGDIYVDLPRFRNNNDGFMDSVHTLRTTYGADLCGLITSTPTSICGLGYVNTNSTNYSNTTAFTVSLLNCAVSNYTLSHEMGHNMGLNHDWYVDQSTTPCSNLHGYVNQTAVNLGTSSTSSQRWRTMMAYNDQCSNVGINCPKANRWANPIVNYNSEPTGIAIGNPNPSNEAFGFARFACVVSQFMPTSNLGTFEIKNKDVKDFTIYPNPAKEEINVWIMNDEKYTFKIINVLGQIILTTDKKSINLQGLSSGEYFLSVFDDKNSLVGSKKFIVK, from the coding sequence ATGAAAATCTTAAGTACTTGCCTACTGCTATGTTGTGCTGCAATTCTGTTTGCTCAAAACAAAATATTCCAGCACGCAATCAATGAAAATAATTTGACCGACAATCAAAAAGTAAGTAAGAGTCTTGCTGCTACTTATATTTTGACCAAGTATTATTCACAATCAAACTTTGATCTTACTTCTGATTTAGAAATTAAACTACCAAATGATAAAACGATCAAAGCTAAGCTTTCAAAAACATTCAATTACACAAATAAAAGCACATCTTACGCTTATTCTGTTGAAAACGAACCAGAGAGTGAATTGGTTTTCTCAAAATATGATGATGCGGTAACAGGAATGTATGCTTCGAGCCATGGGGAAAAAATTATTTTCCACCAAACTGATCAAAATATATTCGCCGTTTCTTTGGTAAGCGAATCAGAGCTTATCAATAGAGATTCTAAAAATGATTTTATTCTCAATGAATTTGCGATTAATCAAAAAGTAAATGCAAATATCTGTTTAGAATCTACCCCTATCTGCCCGGCAACAACGATTGATGTTTTAGTTGTTTTTACGCCAGCAGCAAGAATTGCATGGGGAGGTGTTGCACAGAGTAATTCTTTTGTGGCAACCGCAATTACAAACTTTAATACATCGCTTATCAATTCCGGGATTCCAAATATTACCATTAATTTAGTGTACTCTGGTGAAATTCCATATACAGAAACCGGAGATATTTATGTTGATTTGCCAAGATTCAGAAATAATAATGATGGATTTATGGACAGTGTTCATACGTTAAGAACAACCTACGGTGCTGATCTTTGTGGACTGATCACGTCTACACCTACCAGTATATGCGGCTTAGGATATGTAAATACCAATTCGACAAACTATTCAAACACAACAGCCTTTACGGTGTCATTATTAAATTGTGCAGTATCCAATTATACGCTATCTCATGAAATGGGTCATAATATGGGACTCAATCACGATTGGTATGTAGATCAAAGTACTACCCCTTGTAGTAACCTTCATGGTTACGTTAATCAGACTGCAGTTAATTTAGGAACATCAAGTACATCATCCCAAAGATGGAGAACCATGATGGCCTATAACGACCAATGTTCTAATGTTGGAATCAATTGTCCTAAAGCAAACCGATGGGCCAACCCAATCGTAAATTACAATTCTGAACCTACCGGAATTGCAATTGGAAATCCTAATCCTTCGAATGAAGCATTTGGTTTTGCGCGTTTCGCTTGTGTAGTCTCGCAGTTTATGCCGACTTCGAATTTGGGTACTTTTGAAATCAAAAATAAAGATGTGAAAGACTTTACCATTTACCCGAACCCTGCTAAAGAAGAAATCAATGTATGGATCATGAATGATGAGAAATATACTTTTAAAATCATCAATGTTTTAGGTCAGATTATTTTAACGACTGACAAAAAGAGCATCAATCTTCAGGGTCTATCTTCCGGAGAATATTTCCTGAGCGTTTTTGATGATAAAAATTCTTTAGTAGGAAGCAAAAAATTCATCGTTAAATAG